The following coding sequences lie in one Myxococcus xanthus genomic window:
- a CDS encoding metallophosphoesterase family protein codes for MPFKFVHAADLHLDTPFRGVATQGPLLGRFQDSTFRALARITEVCLRERVAFLLLAGDLFDVKDRSVRARLALRRELGRLDAAGISTFIVHGNHDPLSGDTGALGLPPSVKVFGPDWEEVEVKREGRRLCRVQGISYPDVEVRDDLSARFRRTGDGFSVGLLHANLGGAEGHANYAPCTTAGLGSRGLDYWALGHVHTRAEHMLPGGGVAVYPGNPQGRHANETGPRGCMLVEVEDGGMRRRFIPVDGVRWHKLEVPLTGVSTLDGLLATAMEGVEARCAPELDGHAVRLTLTGRGPLHRELARPGALAQLEVDLREQLARSHPPVLLESLRDSSRPEVDLEAVCAAGGFARTLLDEVGFLAEDPEALARLWEEETLGALGQRLKRLGVDALEAPRAEWVVQAGLHGVESLHEEETS; via the coding sequence ATGCCCTTCAAGTTCGTTCATGCCGCCGACCTGCACCTGGACACGCCTTTCCGAGGCGTCGCGACCCAGGGGCCGCTCCTGGGACGCTTCCAGGATTCGACGTTCCGAGCGCTCGCGCGCATCACGGAGGTCTGCCTGCGAGAACGGGTGGCCTTCCTGCTCCTCGCCGGAGACCTCTTCGACGTGAAGGACCGCTCGGTGCGCGCGCGGCTGGCGCTGCGACGCGAGCTGGGCCGGCTGGACGCGGCCGGCATCTCTACCTTCATCGTCCACGGCAACCATGACCCGCTGAGCGGAGACACCGGCGCGCTGGGGCTGCCGCCGTCGGTGAAGGTGTTCGGCCCGGACTGGGAAGAAGTGGAGGTGAAGCGCGAGGGCCGGCGACTGTGCCGCGTGCAGGGCATCTCCTATCCGGACGTGGAGGTGCGCGACGACCTCTCCGCGCGCTTCCGCCGCACCGGGGATGGCTTCAGCGTGGGACTGCTGCACGCCAACCTGGGCGGCGCGGAGGGCCACGCGAACTACGCGCCCTGCACCACCGCGGGGCTGGGCTCGCGCGGGCTGGACTACTGGGCGCTGGGCCACGTCCACACGCGCGCCGAGCACATGCTCCCCGGCGGCGGCGTGGCGGTGTACCCCGGCAACCCGCAGGGCCGGCACGCGAACGAAACCGGCCCGCGCGGATGCATGTTGGTGGAGGTGGAGGACGGCGGCATGCGGCGGCGCTTCATCCCGGTGGACGGCGTGCGCTGGCACAAGCTGGAGGTGCCGCTGACCGGCGTCAGCACGCTGGACGGACTGCTGGCCACGGCGATGGAAGGCGTGGAGGCGCGCTGCGCGCCCGAGTTGGACGGCCACGCGGTGCGCCTCACCCTCACCGGAAGAGGTCCGCTGCACCGCGAGCTGGCCCGCCCTGGCGCGCTGGCACAACTGGAAGTGGACCTGCGCGAACAGCTCGCGAGGAGCCACCCACCGGTGCTGCTGGAGTCGCTGCGGGACAGCAGCCGGCCAGAGGTGGACCTGGAGGCGGTGTGCGCGGCGGGCGGCTTCGCGCGCACGCTGCTGGATGAGGTGGGCTTCCTCGCGGAGGACCCGGAGGCATTGGCGCGGTTGTGGGAAGAGGAGACCCTGGGCGCGCTGGGCCAGCGACTGAAGCGACTGGGCGTGGACGCGCTGGAGGCGCCCCGCGCGGAGTGGGTGGTGCAAGCGGGGCTGCACGGCGTGGAGTCGCTGCATGAGGAGGAGACGTCATGA
- a CDS encoding methyltransferase domain-containing protein encodes MRAEAVQPEWRRDEVSAYYEAKTERLLQRYGPGPRVHYHSGLVDVVPPPGAPSEVLRDTVHFAQEALLVELARAVGRFPDGGEVLDIGCGLGGGALYWATEHQAQVTAVTNVPSHVALVRGFAEAAGVSAHVRPILCDALSVPGRAAFDAVVAVESACYLPRSEWFRRTRTLLKPGGVLAIADCFLCRPELAPGFDRYWRTRIGSLDEYLSAAHAAGLELEVRDDVSSRVVGFWSLTLELMVHERASAHPSQHPLRALAQAGRGESSREHLRLQQALMDGGLEYGLLVLRRVD; translated from the coding sequence ATGAGAGCCGAAGCCGTGCAACCCGAGTGGAGACGCGACGAGGTGAGCGCGTACTACGAGGCGAAGACGGAGCGGCTGCTCCAACGCTACGGGCCCGGCCCGCGCGTGCACTATCACTCCGGACTGGTGGACGTGGTGCCGCCGCCCGGCGCGCCCTCGGAGGTGCTGCGCGACACCGTCCATTTCGCGCAGGAAGCGCTGCTGGTGGAGCTGGCGCGCGCCGTGGGCCGCTTCCCGGATGGCGGAGAGGTGCTGGACATCGGCTGTGGCCTGGGCGGCGGCGCGCTGTACTGGGCCACCGAGCACCAGGCGCAGGTGACGGCGGTGACGAACGTCCCCTCACATGTCGCGCTGGTGCGCGGCTTCGCGGAGGCCGCGGGCGTGAGCGCGCACGTGCGCCCCATCCTCTGTGACGCCCTCTCCGTGCCGGGCCGCGCGGCCTTCGACGCGGTGGTGGCGGTGGAGAGCGCCTGCTACCTGCCGCGCTCCGAGTGGTTCCGCCGCACGCGGACGCTGCTGAAGCCAGGCGGCGTGCTGGCCATCGCCGACTGCTTCCTCTGCCGTCCAGAGCTGGCCCCCGGCTTTGACCGGTATTGGCGCACGCGCATCGGCTCGCTCGATGAGTACCTGTCCGCCGCGCACGCCGCGGGGTTGGAGCTGGAGGTGCGCGACGACGTGTCCTCACGCGTGGTGGGATTCTGGTCGCTGACACTGGAATTGATGGTGCATGAGCGCGCTTCGGCACACCCCTCCCAGCATCCCCTGCGTGCGCTCGCTCAGGCCGGCCGCGGCGAATCCAGCCGCGAGCACCTGCGCCTGCAGCAGGCGTTGATGGATGGCGGTCTGGAGTACGGGCTGCTCGTGCTCCGGCGGGTGGACTGA